In the genome of Micromonospora sp. Llam0, the window CGGTGATCGGGGCTCCCGCCGCGCACGACGCCACCCACCGCATTCTCCGCCACCCTGCGCCACCTTGTCGTTCCGGCTCGGAGCACCACGTCGGGCCGACGCGCGCGACGCCCGACCCACATCACGGCAGAGGCTACCGGCCAGGCTTCCGGTACGCTGCACGCGTGTCCCTGCCTGGTGCCGTGTCCGCCGCTCCGTCACCACACAACGACTGGACGCTGATCGCCCCCGTAGAGCCCGGTCACCCGGCACCCACCGCCCAGGTGAGCGTGCTGGTGGTCGGCGATGGTGGCGACCCGGCGGCCGCCGCCCGGACCGTCGCCGCGCTGCGCCAGCAGCGGTACCCGGACCGGCTGTTGCAGATCGTCACCGTCGCCGCCGACAGCGACTTCGCCGACCAGGTCGGCACCGCCAAGGGCGAAATCATCGTCCGGGTTCCGGCCGGGGCGGTCCCCGCACCGGACCTGGTCTCGGCGCTCACCCGCTGGCAACAGGCCAGCCCGGCGGCGGTCAGCGTCGCCGTACCGATGATCTTCTCCGGCCGGGCCCCGGACCCGGACGTGATCGTGGCCCATGCCAGCGCCGGCACCCTCGGCCAGCTCTTCCCGGGCAGTACGGTCGACCCCGGGCTGGCCCGGCTGCTCGACACCACGCATCAGCTCCGCACCGCCGACCATCTCGTCTTCCTGGCCGCCGCCGGCACCGGTTACGCCTTTCAGCGGGACCGCTACCAGGCCGGCTCCGACCGGTTCCAGGGCACCGACGTCGAGGTCGCCTACCGGCTGGCGCAGGCCGGGGCGGTGTTCGTACCCGAGCCGGCGGCGACGCTGTGGACGGCCGCCCCGGCGGATCCGGTCACCGCCGGGCAGCGGGCCGACGCCGAGCTGACCGACCTGGTGCCGTTCCCTCGCGAGCGTCGCCACCGACCCGGCCGGGTCTGGCAGGTGCCACTGGTGACCGCCGTGGTGCCGGTCGACCAGCCGTACCGGGTGGTCCGGTCCTGCGTCGACCGGCTGCTCGGCGGCGACGAGCGCGACCTGCACGTGGCCCTGGTCGGCGACTGGGCCGCAGCCGAGGCCGACAGCAACAGGGCCGACAGCAACAGGGCCGACAGCAGCGGAGCCGACCTGCGGCTGCTGGCCGCCGAGTACCGCAGCGAACCACGGGTACGGATGGTCAGCAGCGCTCCGGTGACCGCCTTTCCCGCGCCGTACCTGCTCCGGGTGCCGGCCCGGCTGGGCGTCGGTCCGCGGACCGTCGGCTCGCTGGTCGCGGCGATGGAGAAGTGGCGGTGCGGTCTGCTGCGGGTGCTGCCGGCCGGTGCCGGTGCCCCCACCCACGCCGTCGAGTTGTGGTCCACCGCAGCCCGCAGCCGGGCGCTGCACGCCGGTACCGCCGACGGCGCGCTGGTCGAGGCGGTCGCCGCCAGCCACGGTCAACGGTGGGAGACCGGCAGTGAGTACGACGTCGTCGACCTGACCGCGGCTGGGTCGGGTGCGGCGGGCGGCCCGGTGACGGCCGGACCGCGCGGCGGCCGACGGGCCGGGCAGACGGTCACCGTCGGTGGGGCCCGCAGCCTCGGCCGGGCGACCGTCTTCGTCGCCCGCAAGTACGCCCGCGGGGTACGCCGTCGGCTGGTCTCCCGCTGAGCCTCGATCAGCCGCCCCCGTCAAGGGCGACCATGAAACCAAGGACGATCATGAAAATTCCTTGTTTCGGGCCGCCCGGCACCACCCGATCTTCGGGCACGGCGTCGCAGGTGGGCGATGATCCCGCCGGTTCCATCGCACCAGTGGTATAGACGTTTCGGAATATAACTTCCCAGTGTCGGCTCAGATTACTCTCAGCAAGATCGGCGTTCACTGATCCGCTGTCACCGTCAGCGGACTGACGCCTGCCGATCTGATGGGAGGACGGGAGATGAATCTCCCCCGCAGGATCATCATCGTCGGTGCCACCGCACTGGCCATGGTGGCGGCAGTCACCGGACCGGTCACCGCCGCCGAACCGGAGGGGACGATCCGGCACGCCGGTGGACCGACCGCCGTACCGGACAGCTACATCGTGGTCTTCAAGAAGAGCGCGGTCACCCGGGGACAGGTCGCCGCGACCGCCCGCAACCTTGCCAGCCAGCACGGTCGGACAGTCGCCCGCACCTACACCGCCGCGCTGCGCGGCTTCGAGATCTCCGCCAACGCGAAGCAGGCGGCCCGGATCGCAGCCCACCCGGCCGTCGAGTACGTCGAGCAGAACCACACCGTACGGATCACCGACACCCAGCCGAACCCGCCGTCGTGGGGGCTGGACCGGATCGACCAGCGCGATCTGCCGCTGGATGACTCGTACACCTACCCGAACACCGCGTCCAACGTGCACGCGTACATCATCGACACCGGGATCCGGTTCAGCCACAACGACTTCGGCGGCCGGGCGGTCAGCGGCTTCGACGCCGTCGACGGCGGGTCGGCGGACGACTGCAACGGCCACGGCACGCACGTCGCCGGTACCGTCGGCGGCACCGCGTACGGCGTCGCCAAGGGTGCCACCCTGGTCGGCGTCCGGGTGCTGAACTGCTCCGGCAGTGGCACCACCGCCGGCGTCATCGCCGGGGTGGACTGGGTGACCGACAACGCCGAACTGCCGGCGGTGGCCAACATGAGCCTCGGCGGCGGCGCCAACACCTCGCTGGACACCGCGGTGCGCAACTCGATCGCCACCGGTGTCACCTACAGCCTGGCGGCGGGCAACAGCAACGCGAACGCCTGCAACACCTCCCCGGCCCGGGTCACCGAAGCCGTCACCGTCGGCTCCACCACCAGCAACGACGGTCGGTCCAGCTTCTCCAACTACGGCACCTGCCTGGACGTGTTCGCTCCCGGGTCGTCGATCACCTCGGCCTGGCACACCAGCAACACCGCGACGAACACCATCAGCGGCACCTCGATGGCCGCGCCGCACGTGGCCGGCGCGGCGGCCCTGGTCGCCTCGGTCAACCCCGGCTGGAGCCCGCAGGAGGTCCGCGACTACCTGTACGACAACGCGACCGTGGGCGCGGTCGGCAACCCGGGCAGCGGCTCGCCCAACCGGCTGCTGTACGTGGTCAACGACGGCACCCCGCCAGCGGACAACTTCTCCATGTCGGTCAGCCCGACGTCCGGCTCGACCACGCCGGGTGGTTCGGTGACGGCGACCGTCTCCACCGCCACCACTTCCGGCTCGGCGCAGTCGGTCAGCTTCTCGGCCAGCGGTCTGCCGAGCGGTGCGACCGCCAGCTTCAGCCCGTCGAGCGTCACCTCGGGCGGCTCGGCCAGCCTGACCGTCAGCACCTCGGCGAGCACCCCGGGCGGCAGCTACCCGGTCACCGTCACCGGCACCGGCAGCTCGGCGACCCGTACCGCGACGTTCACCCTGACGGTGATCGGCCCGGGCGGCAGCTGCACCGGCACCAACGGCACCGACGTGGCGATCCCGGACAGTGGATCGTGGGTGAGCAGCAGCATCGCGATCAGTGGCTGCAGCAGCACCCCCTCGTCGTCGTCGACGGTGGACGTCAACATCCAGCACACCTACCGGGGTGACCTGATCGTCGATCTGATCGCCCCGGACGGCTCGTCCTACCGGTTGAAGAGCTGGGCGTTCTTCGACGGCGCGGACAACGTGATCGAGACGTACACGGTGAATCTGTCGTCGGAGACCGCTAACGGCACCTGGCAGCTGCGGGTCCGCGACATCTTCAGCGGCGACACCGGCTACATCAACACCTGGTCGCTGGAGCTGTGACCCTGCCCCGGACCCGGTCGGATCGATCCTGACCGGGTCCGGCAGGCAGTTCACCGGATCGGGGGGCGTCGCGGACCTGCGACGCCCCCCGGTCCGGTGCGCGCCGGGCTCACGCTCGGCGGACACCCGGTCGCGTCAGGCGAGGAGGTACGCCTCCAGCCGGTCGGCCAGCTCCCGTGGTGGTTGAGCGCCGCCAGATGGCCACCACCGGTGTATCGCAGCATCAACCGCCGACAGTACGAGTGTCGGGCATCTGACCTGCCGTTACGCCATCCGGCCCGGCGCCACGGGCGTCATCTGCATGGCTCGGCCCACCGGCCGGGGCCACCCGTCACGCAGATACGCCGACCGCCAGGAGGCCGCTGATGACCGCGATCCACCCAGCCGCCGTGACGATCCGTACCGCCGGAGTGGACGACCTCCCGCAGGCCGCCACCCTGCTCACCGAGGCGTTCCTGATCGCGCCGGTGTCGCAGTGGCTGGTCAAGGACCTGGAGGCACGGGCGGAGATCTTCCGGACGCTGTTCACCATCGAGCTCGATCACGCCATCCGGGCCGGCGGCACGGTACACGTCGCCGGCCAGTTCAGCGGGGTCGCGGTCTGGCACCCGCGCGGGCGACGTACGCCCACCGAGCCGGAGACGGTCAGCGACCACGAGCTTCAACTGCTCACCGCGACCGGACGGTGGCAGCCCCGCTTCGCCGCGTTGGGCCGAATCCTGGCGGCACACCATCCGTGGCAGCCGCACTGGCATCTGGCCTACCTGGCGGTGGCGCCGTGGCGGCAGGGCGGTGGGTTGGGCAGTGCGCTGCTCCGGCACCACCACCGGCATCTGGACGGCTACGGCACCCCTGGTTACCTGGAGGCGACCACGCCCCGCAACCGGGACCTCTACCTGCGGCACGGCTACCGGCCGCACGGACCGGTCCGGCTGCCCGACGGCCCGCCGATCTGGCCGATGTGGCGCGAGCCCCGGCCCCGGAGCGTGGCCAGCTGACGGTGCCGACCCGGCAGGTGTGCCCGCCGGTCCGGGCCGGATGACCGCGCTCCGGGCCGGATGACCGCGCTCCGGGCCGGATGACCGCGCTCCGGGCCGGATGACCGCGACTGTTACGAGCAGCAGCCGCCCGCAGGCGAGCTGCCCGATCCGACGGCTGCGGGCTCCGCCGAGGTCTCCGAGGCGTCGGCGACGCCAGAGGCGCCGATGTCGTCGGAGTCGCCCTTGACCACGTACACCTCCCATGGCTCGTTGCCCGGGCCACGGACCCACACCTTGTCCTGCACCGCGTAGCAGCAGGAGGTGTCGTTTTCGGCAAGGGTGATCAGGCCGGCCTCGGTGAGCCGGTCGGTCGCGGCGGTGACCTGCGCGCCGTCGAAGACCTCGACCCCAAGGTGGTCCAACACGGTCGGCTGGTCGGGGGCGCCTTCGAGCAACACCAGCTTCAGCGGTGGCTCGGCGATGGCGAAGTTGGCGTAGCCGGGCCGCCGCTTGGCCGGCTCGACGCCGAACAGCTTCCTGTAGAACGCGACCGACGCTTCCAGGTCGGCGACGCGCAGGGCCAGTTGGACACGGGACATCCCGCACCTCCATGTTGATTAGACGAACATCTAGACAATGAGCTTGCGGGCTGACTCGACGATTGTCAAACTAGACGAGTGTCAAGACAAGAGTTGCCGGTCGTGCCGGACGCGTCGACCTGCTGCCCCCCGCTGACCGACCAGGCGCTGACCGACGACGCGGCCGCCAGCCTGGCCCGCGGCTTCAAGGCCCTCGGCGACCCGGTGCGGCTGAGGCTGCTGTCCCTGATCGCGTCCCAGGCCGGCGGCGAAGTGTGCGTCTGCGACCTGACCGACGCGTTCACCCTGACCGGGCCGACGATCTCGCACCACCTCAAGGTGCTGCGCGAGGCCGGTCTGATCGACTGCAAGCGCCGCGGCACCTGGGTGTACTACTGGATCGTCCCGGCCCGGGTCGCCGCCCTGTCCCGACTGCTCGACGTCCCGATCGCCGCTACCGAAGCTGCCCGATGACCGTTACCGGAGCGCCCCGGTGACCGCCGCCGACGAGGCACCACCGCTGGTCCTCGCCCCGATGTCCGACGCGCACCGCGACGCCGTACTCGACATCTACCGGCTCGGCATCGCCACCGGCAACGCCACCTTCGAGACCGAGCCGCCTTCCTGGGACAGGTTCACCGCCACCCGCCTGCCGGACCACCGCTGGGTCGCCGTCGACCCCGCCGCCGGGATGCACACCGTCCTCGGTTGGACGGCCTGCGCCCAGGTCTCGGACCGGTGCGTCTACGCCGGGGTCGTCGAGCACTCGGTCTACGTCCACCCCGATGCCCGCGGGCGCGGCATCGGCCGGCTGCTGCTCCAGCAGTTGATCGGCTCGACCGAGCAGGCCGGCATCTGGACCATCCAGTCCGGAGTCTTCCCCGAGAACACCGCCAGCATCGCCCTGCACCACAGGTGCGGTTTCCGTACCATCGGCACCCGCGAACGCATCGGCCGCCACCACGGCCGCTGGCGCGACGTCGTCCTCCTCGAACGCCGCAGCCCGATCGTCGGCTGACCTTCCGACCGGCGGCGCTCCAGGTCGGGCCGGTCGCGAATGATCGGATCGGGCCGCAATAGTCGGGCGCCACCGAGGTGCGTTCGGCCAGGCTGAACGGTGAAGGGGGTTCCTCGTGATCTCGGCACTCAACCGGCTGGTCGACCTCATCGAAGAGCACCTGACCGAGGAGTTCGACGTCGACGCGGTGGCCGGCAGGCTCGGCACGACCGAGTATCACCTGCGCCGGATGTTCTCGTCGCTGGCCGGCATACCGCTGTCGGAGTACGTACGCCGCCGCCGGATGACCGTCGCCGCCGCCGACCTCGTTCGCGGCGACGACGACCTGCTGAGCATCGCCATCCGGTACGGGTACGGCTCGACGGAGGCGTTCGGGCGGGCCTTCCGGGCCGTACACGGTGTCGGCCCGGGTGACGTCCGCCGCTGCGGCGGCCCCCTTCGCACCCAGTCACAGCTCAGGTTCCGCCTGACCGTCGAAGGGAACACCCCGATGCACACCCGAATCCTCGACCGGCCCGCGTTCCGGCTCGTCGGACACGCGGCCCGGGTCCCGCTGATCCACCACGGCGTCAACCCGCACATCCAGCGGCACATCGCCGCACTACCGGCCGAGGAGCACTCCCGGCTGAAGTCGCTCGGCAACGCCGAGCCGGCCGGACTGCTGCAGATTCTCCACGACCTCGACCCGGACAGCACCGAAGGCACCGAGCTCACCTACCTGCACGGGGTCGCCATCGACACGGACACGGCCGTCCCCGCCGACCTCGACTCCGTCGAGGTGCCGGTCGGCACCTGGGCGGTGTTCCGTACCGCCGGACCGCACCCGCAGACCCTGCAGGCCGCCTGGGCCGCGACCGCCACCGAGTGGTTCCCGTCCAACCCGTGGCGGCTGCGGCCGGGTCCGTCGATGGTCGCCTTCCTCGAACGTTCGGCCGACTTCAGCACCGCCACCTGCGAGCTGTGGTTGCCCGTCGAACCGGACTGACGGGCAGGACTGACGGGCAGGACTGACGGGCGGAGCTGACGGGTCGGGCGGCAGTTGTCCGGACCGTCAGGTCGCCGGGTCCGGCGTATCGGCCGCGTCATGCGCATCGGCCGGACCGCGCCGACGGCGACGCAGCAGCAGCCGGGCGACCAGTGCCGGCAGCAGATGCAGGACGACGACGAGCAGGCCCACCGGCACCGCCAGCTGACCGATCGAAAGTCCGTGCAACGCCAGCACCAGTGCCGCGCATCCGGCGGTGACCAGCGCGCCGCCGGACGCGCGGAGCAGCACCCGGCGGGTCGGCGGGTTGCCATCGGCCCCGTCGGTCGCTGTGGCCTGCCGCGACGTCAACGCCCCGACGACTGCCCAGACCGCGATCAGGGTGGCGAACTGCAGTGCCCAGACGGCGGTCGCCGCGACGCTGGCGTGGTTGGTGGACGCCGGCGCGGCGGTCGTCGCAACCGCGAAGACGACGAACGCCGGCAGCCAGGTGAAGGCGTAGACGAACACCGCCGCCCGTACGGCCGTCGCCGGCCTGGTCTGCCGGTCCCGCAGCGGCAGGACCTGCTCGGCGATACCGACCCGCACCTCGTCGGAGGCCCACACCAGTCTGCGGTCCGGACCCGACGGAGGCGCCGGTGGTACGGGGCTCGACATGCCGACAAGACTAGCGGCCAATCGATCCAATTAGGTACGCGGTCACGCCAGTGGGTCGAGGTGCCGCCGCAACTCGGCCGCGAACCGGGCGCTGACCTTGGCCGGGGCCAGATCCTCGACGTGGTCGCGGACCGCCGCACGGACCGGCTCGGCACGCTCCCAGGCCCCACCGGACTCGGTGATCGTCTCGGCGGTCTTGTCCGGGTCGGACAGGTCGAACCGGCGCAGCGCGGCGTCCGGCAGCAGACCACCGATGGTGGTGCCGGTCGACACGTACGCCGGCAGGCCGAATCCGGCGGTCAACGCCAGCGCACCGGAGTTCAGCGACGACCGGTACGGGTAGACGGCGGCGTCGGCCGCCCGCAGGAAGTACTGCACGTCGGTGTCGGATGCGAAGCCGGGATGGAAGATCACCGCCGGGTGCTCGGCGGCCCGGCGCATGAACTCGGGGCCGCCGGCCTCCTCGCGTACCTTGCCGGCGACCAGCCAGCGCAGCCGTGGGTCGTGCCGGACCGCGACGTCGAGCGCGTCGAGGAAGTCCCCGTGCCCTTTGTACGGCCGGACCTGTCCGAAGGTGACCAGCACCCGGGCGCCGAGCGGGATGCCGAGGTGGCTGCGGGCGGCGGGCCGGTCCACCCAGTCCGGGTAGGCGCCGGCGAAGGTGGGATGCGGGGCGATCACCACGCGTCGGGGCTCGGCTCCGAAGGTGTCCCGCAGGATGTCGAGGTGGCTGTCGTGCATCAGGTGCACCACGTCGGCGCCGGCGAGCATCACCTGGCGCAGCCGGGTCTCGGTCGCCCGGTGCACGGTCTCGTGCGGGAGCAGGTTGTGCACCGTCCAGACCAGCCGTACGCCCCGGTCGCGCAGGGCGTCCAGCCGCTTGGCGAAAGCGTCGACCGCTGCCTCGGCCTGGCTGGTGGTGGTGCAACCGGAGGTGACGTCGTAGAGCCAGTGCACGTGCAGCACCCGGCCGATGCCGTCGGGCAGCGCGGGCAGCAGTTCGTCCAGCTGGTCGAGCCGGCGGACCCGGATCGGCGTCAGGTTGCGCCGGGCGAACCGGCTGTACAGCAACGACTGGTACGGGTTGGCCATGTCGACCGGCCAGTGCAGCCAGGCGACCGGCGGGCGGTCGGTGTCGGACCAGTCGGCGGCGGCCAGCGCGCTCAACGCGTCGTCGAGCAGGTGTCCGGCGGAGGCGCCACGGCCCCAGGGAACGATCACGGCTGCCCACCGTACCGTGCACCGGTGCCGGCGGCGACCGCTCGGGCGACGGATGTGCTGGCCGGGTCGCCGGCACGCACCTCGGTGACACCGCCGGTCGCCGCGAGTCGGGTGAGGACACTGGTGGTGAGCTGGTCTCGCAGGTCGGAGGGCAGCCCCGCCCAGGCGGGGCGCCAGTAGGGCAACGCTCCGGGTCGGCCGGTGACGGTGGCCTCGATCGGAGCTGCCGGATCGGGTCGGTGCAGGGTGAGCCGGACCGCGTCGTCTGCTTGAGTCGACCGGTCGGCGACCGACTCTGGCTCGGCCGGCGGACCTACGGGCCGGTCGGTCGTGGGCGGCGGGTCGGCGGCCGGGGCC includes:
- a CDS encoding helix-turn-helix transcriptional regulator, whose product is MSRQELPVVPDASTCCPPLTDQALTDDAAASLARGFKALGDPVRLRLLSLIASQAGGEVCVCDLTDAFTLTGPTISHHLKVLREAGLIDCKRRGTWVYYWIVPARVAALSRLLDVPIAATEAAR
- a CDS encoding N-acetyltransferase, which gives rise to MTAIHPAAVTIRTAGVDDLPQAATLLTEAFLIAPVSQWLVKDLEARAEIFRTLFTIELDHAIRAGGTVHVAGQFSGVAVWHPRGRRTPTEPETVSDHELQLLTATGRWQPRFAALGRILAAHHPWQPHWHLAYLAVAPWRQGGGLGSALLRHHHRHLDGYGTPGYLEATTPRNRDLYLRHGYRPHGPVRLPDGPPIWPMWREPRPRSVAS
- a CDS encoding ArsI/CadI family heavy metal resistance metalloenzyme, whose translation is MSRVQLALRVADLEASVAFYRKLFGVEPAKRRPGYANFAIAEPPLKLVLLEGAPDQPTVLDHLGVEVFDGAQVTAATDRLTEAGLITLAENDTSCCYAVQDKVWVRGPGNEPWEVYVVKGDSDDIGASGVADASETSAEPAAVGSGSSPAGGCCS
- a CDS encoding AraC family transcriptional regulator; this translates as MISALNRLVDLIEEHLTEEFDVDAVAGRLGTTEYHLRRMFSSLAGIPLSEYVRRRRMTVAAADLVRGDDDLLSIAIRYGYGSTEAFGRAFRAVHGVGPGDVRRCGGPLRTQSQLRFRLTVEGNTPMHTRILDRPAFRLVGHAARVPLIHHGVNPHIQRHIAALPAEEHSRLKSLGNAEPAGLLQILHDLDPDSTEGTELTYLHGVAIDTDTAVPADLDSVEVPVGTWAVFRTAGPHPQTLQAAWAATATEWFPSNPWRLRPGPSMVAFLERSADFSTATCELWLPVEPD
- a CDS encoding glycosyltransferase, which gives rise to MIVPWGRGASAGHLLDDALSALAAADWSDTDRPPVAWLHWPVDMANPYQSLLYSRFARRNLTPIRVRRLDQLDELLPALPDGIGRVLHVHWLYDVTSGCTTTSQAEAAVDAFAKRLDALRDRGVRLVWTVHNLLPHETVHRATETRLRQVMLAGADVVHLMHDSHLDILRDTFGAEPRRVVIAPHPTFAGAYPDWVDRPAARSHLGIPLGARVLVTFGQVRPYKGHGDFLDALDVAVRHDPRLRWLVAGKVREEAGGPEFMRRAAEHPAVIFHPGFASDTDVQYFLRAADAAVYPYRSSLNSGALALTAGFGLPAYVSTGTTIGGLLPDAALRRFDLSDPDKTAETITESGGAWERAEPVRAAVRDHVEDLAPAKVSARFAAELRRHLDPLA
- a CDS encoding S8 family serine peptidase — protein: MNLPRRIIIVGATALAMVAAVTGPVTAAEPEGTIRHAGGPTAVPDSYIVVFKKSAVTRGQVAATARNLASQHGRTVARTYTAALRGFEISANAKQAARIAAHPAVEYVEQNHTVRITDTQPNPPSWGLDRIDQRDLPLDDSYTYPNTASNVHAYIIDTGIRFSHNDFGGRAVSGFDAVDGGSADDCNGHGTHVAGTVGGTAYGVAKGATLVGVRVLNCSGSGTTAGVIAGVDWVTDNAELPAVANMSLGGGANTSLDTAVRNSIATGVTYSLAAGNSNANACNTSPARVTEAVTVGSTTSNDGRSSFSNYGTCLDVFAPGSSITSAWHTSNTATNTISGTSMAAPHVAGAAALVASVNPGWSPQEVRDYLYDNATVGAVGNPGSGSPNRLLYVVNDGTPPADNFSMSVSPTSGSTTPGGSVTATVSTATTSGSAQSVSFSASGLPSGATASFSPSSVTSGGSASLTVSTSASTPGGSYPVTVTGTGSSATRTATFTLTVIGPGGSCTGTNGTDVAIPDSGSWVSSSIAISGCSSTPSSSSTVDVNIQHTYRGDLIVDLIAPDGSSYRLKSWAFFDGADNVIETYTVNLSSETANGTWQLRVRDIFSGDTGYINTWSLEL
- a CDS encoding GNAT family N-acetyltransferase — encoded protein: MSDAHRDAVLDIYRLGIATGNATFETEPPSWDRFTATRLPDHRWVAVDPAAGMHTVLGWTACAQVSDRCVYAGVVEHSVYVHPDARGRGIGRLLLQQLIGSTEQAGIWTIQSGVFPENTASIALHHRCGFRTIGTRERIGRHHGRWRDVVLLERRSPIVG